A single Bacteroidota bacterium DNA region contains:
- a CDS encoding competence/damage-inducible protein A: protein MNAEIISIGDEILIGQIVNNNAAWMAQQLNLIGISVRQISTVGDDKQELLRIFLETRKRADIILITGGLGPTSDDITKPVLCEFFGTKLIFKEELFKDVKFQFELHGIKMPAMNRGQAEVPENCTPIRNKNGTAPGMFFEIENKIWISLPGVPYEMKAMMNDFVIPELLKRFSKEFILHKTIYTQGVGESTLAEKIKTWEDSLSSEGIKLAYLPSPGIVKLRLSAKGFLDSARNDNKKITKAINKKINELKKIIPELIFSIEEFGKEPESLEKIIGEILRKKKKTLAVAESCTGGFIGHLITSVSGSSDYFKGGIIAYSNEVKIIELGVNKKTLKEKGAVSKEIAEQMAQGVRKKLNADFGISTTGIAGPTGGTKKKPVGTVWIAVSSSKKIISQKFNFGNNRERNIQKSGITALNMLRMLFKK from the coding sequence CAGCATGGATGGCGCAGCAATTAAACCTGATTGGAATTTCCGTGAGGCAGATTTCAACTGTGGGAGATGACAAGCAGGAACTTTTGCGGATTTTTTTAGAAACACGTAAGAGAGCAGATATTATTCTCATCACTGGCGGACTTGGCCCAACCAGCGATGATATTACCAAACCCGTTCTCTGCGAATTTTTCGGAACTAAATTAATTTTCAAAGAAGAATTATTTAAGGATGTAAAATTTCAATTTGAATTGCACGGAATAAAAATGCCTGCCATGAATCGCGGGCAAGCTGAAGTTCCGGAGAATTGCACTCCCATTCGAAATAAAAACGGAACAGCGCCCGGAATGTTTTTTGAAATAGAAAATAAAATATGGATTTCACTCCCCGGAGTTCCCTATGAAATGAAAGCGATGATGAATGATTTTGTAATTCCTGAATTACTAAAAAGATTTTCAAAAGAATTTATCCTGCACAAAACAATTTACACGCAGGGAGTCGGAGAATCTACACTTGCAGAAAAAATAAAAACATGGGAAGATTCACTTTCTTCTGAAGGAATAAAACTGGCATATCTTCCTTCTCCGGGAATAGTGAAACTTCGGTTGTCGGCAAAAGGATTTCTCGACTCCGCTCGAAATGACAATAAAAAAATTACTAAAGCAATCAATAAAAAAATAAACGAACTAAAAAAAATAATTCCCGAATTAATTTTTTCCATAGAAGAATTCGGCAAAGAACCTGAATCACTTGAAAAAATAATAGGGGAAATTCTTCGAAAGAAAAAGAAAACTCTCGCTGTTGCCGAAAGTTGCACAGGCGGCTTCATCGGGCATTTAATTACAAGTGTTTCGGGAAGTTCAGATTATTTCAAAGGAGGAATTATTGCTTATTCAAACGAAGTGAAAATAATAGAACTTGGAGTAAATAAAAAAACTCTGAAAGAAAAAGGAGCAGTAAGTAAAGAAATAGCAGAACAAATGGCGCAAGGAGTGAGAAAAAAACTTAACGCTGATTTTGGAATTTCCACTACAGGAATTGCAGGACCAACAGGAGGAACAAAAAAAAAACCCGTAGGAACGGTTTGGATAGCCGTTTCATCTTCTAAGAAAATTATTTCACAAAAATTTAATTTTGGGAACAACCGGGAAAGGAATATTCAAAAATCGGGAATTACTGCATTAAATATGTTAAGAATGTTGTTTAAAAAATAA